Part of the Desulfobacteraceae bacterium genome is shown below.
GGGCAAACGGGTCAGCAATCGCGACATCTCCAATCGCAAGGCGGCCGAGCGGGCCCTGCGGGCTTCGGCCCGGGCCTTCCGGACGATTTTCAACAGCGGCCACGATGCCGTGATCATCTACGATCCGGACGGGACGGTCAACCGGGTGAACAACCGGCTGCTGAAAATGTTCGGCGTCTCCCGCAAAGAGGCCATGGCGCGCTTCACCCGCAGCGCTTTTCTGGAGAACGGCCGGGCTTCGGAGGAGATGGCCGGGCGCTGGGCGAAGGCCCTGGGGGACGAAAAGCAGATCTTCGAATGGCAGTCGCGGCGCCTGGATTCCGGCTTTTTCTTCCAGGTGGAAATCGTTCTGAGCAAAATAACCCTCAATGGCCGCCAGCGGGTCCTGTGCGCCATCCGGGACATTACGGACCGTAAAGAGGCGGAAGCGGAGCGGTTGAAGCGTGAAAAACTGGAGGGGGTGCTTGAAATGGCCGGCGCCGCCTGCCACGAACTCAACCAGCCAATGCAAAGCCTCCTGGGCTATACCGAACTGATTCGGCTGCAGATGTCGCCCCAAGACCCGCTCTACGAGAAAACCCTCAAAATCCGGGAGCAGGTGGAGCGCATCGCGGCCATGACCGCCAAACTGATGGGCATTACCAAATATGAAACCCGCCATTACGCCAGGGGCCGCAGAATCATCGACATCGACAAGGCCTCGCAAAACTGCGGGTGAGCCGCCGTCGCGGC
Proteins encoded:
- a CDS encoding PAS domain S-box protein, which translates into the protein MLKKEPSSQDSPAVTLDSGFQKLRQRIAELESSISLRKEREGKALRDSAERFQAFADHTYDWEYWTAPDGGYVYMSPSCQRITGYRAEEFVQDPDLLERIIHPEDRDDFRQRSAAMAGKKSVLSMDFRILDRSGGVRWIGHICRPVYASDGRYLGKRVSNRDISNRKAAERALRASARAFRTIFNSGHDAVIIYDPDGTVNRVNNRLLKMFGVSRKEAMARFTRSAFLENGRASEEMAGRWAKALGDEKQIFEWQSRRLDSGFFFQVEIVLSKITLNGRQRVLCAIRDITDRKEAEAERLKREKLEGVLEMAGAACHELNQPMQSLLGYTELIRLQMSPQDPLYEKTLKIREQVERIAAMTAKLMGITKYETRHYARGRRIIDIDKASQNCG